In Scleropages formosus chromosome 10, fSclFor1.1, whole genome shotgun sequence, a single genomic region encodes these proteins:
- the tlcd5a gene encoding TLC domain-containing protein 5a isoform X2 — MGASAHLHSSGDMTSLVLQVCICLTGWITLYVLLCYLNGHRGYEWNCRLVTLFHGVLIVCVTAYIGYVDGPWPFTHPGTKNTPMQTLALALSLGYFTFDMGWCVYFRTEGPVMLAHHSLSIMGILLVLWVGESGIEACAVIFGSEVTNPLLQTRWFLRRTGRYNSLAGDVVDLLFVMLFVTMRIGVGGSMLYCELISPRPLLVMKCGGVAMYLLSWVFLVDIIRFAYRKCGTKYRLWQLRCKGVEVNGHDRKKE, encoded by the exons ATGGGAGCGAGCGCGCATCTGCACTCCAG CGGAGACATGACCTCGTTGGTCCTCCAAGTGTGCATCTGCTTGACGGGTTGGATTACTCTCTACGTCCTGCTCTGTTACCTGAACGGACACCGTGGCTATGAGTGGAACTGCCGGCTGGTCACTCTCTTCCACGGTGTCTTGATTGTATGTGTGACAGCGTACATAGGCTACGTCGATGGGCCCTGGCCTTTTACGCATCCAG GCACCAAGAACACACCTATGCAGACCCTGGCCCTTGCCCTCAGCCTGGGCTACTTCACCTTCGACATGGGTTGGTGCGTCTACTTCCGCACAGAGGGCCCTGTCATGCTAGCCCACCACTCCCTGAGCATCATGGGAATCCTCCTGGTGCTATGGGTGGGAGAGTCGGGTATTGAGGCCTGTGCCGTCATATTTGGCAGTGAGGTCACCAACCCCCTGTTGCAGACTCGGTGGTTTCTGCGGAGGACAGGTCGCTACAATAGCCTGGCAGGTGACGTGGTGGATCTGCTGTTCGTGATGCTCTTTGTCACTATGCGCATCGGTGTGGGTGGCAGCATGTTGTACTGTGAGCTGATCTCACCCAGGCCGCTGCTGGTGATGAAGTGTGGGGGCGTGGCTATGTACTTGCTCTCCTGGGTTTTCTTGGTTGACATCATCCGCTTTGCCTACCGTAAGTGCGGAACCAAGTACCGCCTTTGGCAGCTGCGCTGCAAGGGGGTAGAAGTCAATGGGCACGATAGGAAGAAGGAGTAA
- the LOC108928641 gene encoding POU domain, class 2, transcription factor 3-like isoform X3: MSGVPGESTESHNEQTDEQNGLEFVRQIKTEDISDSSDSVTSHKPYGVARDSPLSGGQVTGDLTSLHPLQQLVLVPGSHLSSSSPFLLSQTQSSHQALLQPNLLPLPSPSQPSLLQHQPGLALPPQTVTRSSLVSSSLDGHPEMAHVQVGKHLAPLPLDEPNDLEELEQFAKGFKQRRIKLGFTQGDVGLAMGKLYGNDFSQTTISRFEALNLSFKNMCKLKPLLEKWLSDAETAPSDSMVSTTAVTPLVEGFGRKRKKRTSIEANIKLTLEKRFADNPKPSSEEITVISEQLSMEKEVVRVWFCNRRQKEKRICSSVAVPSEKVSSATPRLVSSSRIFNPIAGNGDLGIERGTPIRIFTERSEA, translated from the exons ATGAGTGGTGTCCCCGGGGAATCAACGGAATCCCATAATGAACAAACAG ACGAACAAAACGGGCTGGAGTTTGTCAGACAG ATCAAGACGGAGGACATCAGCGACTCGTCTGACTCGGTGACATCGCACAAACCGTACGGCGTGGCTCGCGACTCCCCTCTGTCCGGGGGCCAAGTGACAGGG GACCTGACTTCACTCCATCCGCTCCAGCAGCTGGTCCTGGTGCCAGGATCgcacctctcctcctcctcgcccttCCTCCTTTCCCAGACGCAGAGTAGCCACCAGG CGTTGCTGCAGCCGAACCTGCTCCCTCTGCCTTCACCATCCCAGCCCAGCCTTCTTCAGCACCAGCCTGGACTGGCACTCCCTCCTCAG ACGGTGACTCGGAGCAGCCTGGTGAGCTCCTCTCTGGATGGCCACCCAGAGATGGCACATGTACAGGTGGGCAAGCACCTGGCCCCCCTACCACTGGATGAGCCCAATgacctggaggagctggagcagttTGCTAAGGGCTTCAAGCAGAGACGCATCAAGCTGGGCTTTACCCAG GGTGACGTGGGCCTGGCCATGGGGAAGCTCTACGGTAATGACTTCAGTCAGACTACCATCTCACGCTTCGAGGCGCTCAACCTCAGCTTCAAGAACATGTGCAAGCTAAAGCCACTGCTGGAGAAGTGGCTTAGCGATGCGG AGACCGCCCCCTCTGATAGCATGGTCAGCACCACTGCTGTCACCCCCCTCGTGGAGGGCTttgggaggaagaggaaaaagaggaCGAGCATCGAGGCCAACATCAAGCTGACCCTGGAGAAGCGCTTTGCGGAC aacCCGAAGCCCAGCTCCGAGGAAATTACGGTGATCTCCGAGCAACTTTCCATGGAGAAGGAAGTGGTGCGAGTCTGGTTCTGTAACCGCCgacagaaggagaagaggatCTGCAGCTCCGTTGCTGTGCCATCGGAGAAAGTCAGCAGCGCCACCCCCAGGCTG GTTTCGTCTTCCAGAATTTTCAACCCCATTGCTGGAAATGGAG ACCTTGGTATCGAGCGTGGAACGCCAATACGTATCTTCACTGAACGCTCTGAAGCATGA
- the LOC108928641 gene encoding POU domain, class 2, transcription factor 3-like isoform X1: MSGVPGESTESHNEQTDEQNGLEFVRQIKTEDISDSSDSVTSHKPYGVARDSPLSGGQVTGDLTSLHPLQQLVLVPGSHLSSSSPFLLSQTQSSHQALLQPNLLPLPSPSQPSLLQHQPGLALPPQTVTRSSLVSSSLDGHPEMAHVQVGKHLAPLPLDEPNDLEELEQFAKGFKQRRIKLGFTQGDVGLAMGKLYGNDFSQTTISRFEALNLSFKNMCKLKPLLEKWLSDAETAPSDSMVSTTAVTPLVEGFGRKRKKRTSIEANIKLTLEKRFADNPKPSSEEITVISEQLSMEKEVVRVWFCNRRQKEKRICSSVAVPSEKVSSATPRLVSSSRIFNPIAGNGVLSNSSPSSPSHGSSPTGLTSGSGSLTSQGVTQSISAAGYVTPTCSTQKTHHAHAHTHTHTHTHTHTHTLNSCPTNTFP, translated from the exons ATGAGTGGTGTCCCCGGGGAATCAACGGAATCCCATAATGAACAAACAG ACGAACAAAACGGGCTGGAGTTTGTCAGACAG ATCAAGACGGAGGACATCAGCGACTCGTCTGACTCGGTGACATCGCACAAACCGTACGGCGTGGCTCGCGACTCCCCTCTGTCCGGGGGCCAAGTGACAGGG GACCTGACTTCACTCCATCCGCTCCAGCAGCTGGTCCTGGTGCCAGGATCgcacctctcctcctcctcgcccttCCTCCTTTCCCAGACGCAGAGTAGCCACCAGG CGTTGCTGCAGCCGAACCTGCTCCCTCTGCCTTCACCATCCCAGCCCAGCCTTCTTCAGCACCAGCCTGGACTGGCACTCCCTCCTCAG ACGGTGACTCGGAGCAGCCTGGTGAGCTCCTCTCTGGATGGCCACCCAGAGATGGCACATGTACAGGTGGGCAAGCACCTGGCCCCCCTACCACTGGATGAGCCCAATgacctggaggagctggagcagttTGCTAAGGGCTTCAAGCAGAGACGCATCAAGCTGGGCTTTACCCAG GGTGACGTGGGCCTGGCCATGGGGAAGCTCTACGGTAATGACTTCAGTCAGACTACCATCTCACGCTTCGAGGCGCTCAACCTCAGCTTCAAGAACATGTGCAAGCTAAAGCCACTGCTGGAGAAGTGGCTTAGCGATGCGG AGACCGCCCCCTCTGATAGCATGGTCAGCACCACTGCTGTCACCCCCCTCGTGGAGGGCTttgggaggaagaggaaaaagaggaCGAGCATCGAGGCCAACATCAAGCTGACCCTGGAGAAGCGCTTTGCGGAC aacCCGAAGCCCAGCTCCGAGGAAATTACGGTGATCTCCGAGCAACTTTCCATGGAGAAGGAAGTGGTGCGAGTCTGGTTCTGTAACCGCCgacagaaggagaagaggatCTGCAGCTCCGTTGCTGTGCCATCGGAGAAAGTCAGCAGCGCCACCCCCAGGCTG GTTTCGTCTTCCAGAATTTTCAACCCCATTGCTGGAAATGGAG TGCTGTCCAACTCCTCACCCAGCAGCCCCAGTCACGGGTCGTCCCCCACCGGGCTCACGTCCGGTTCTGGCAGCCTCACCTCACAGGGGGTCACCCAGTCGATCAGCGCCGCAGGGTACGTCACACCAACCTGCTCCACACAGAAAACCCaccacgcgcacgcacacacacacacacacacacacacacacacacacacacacaccctaaatTCTTGTCCTACTAACACGTTCCCATAA
- the tlcd5a gene encoding TLC domain-containing protein 5a isoform X3 produces the protein MTSLVLQVCICLTGWITLYVLLCYLNGHRGYEWNCRLVTLFHGVLIVCVTAYIGYVDGPWPFTHPGTKNTPMQTLALALSLGYFTFDMGWCVYFRTEGPVMLAHHSLSIMGILLVLWVGESGIEACAVIFGSEVTNPLLQTRWFLRRTGRYNSLAGDVVDLLFVMLFVTMRIGVGGSMLYCELISPRPLLVMKCGGVAMYLLSWVFLVDIIRFAYRKCGTKYRLWQLRCKGVEVNGHDRKKE, from the exons ATGACCTCGTTGGTCCTCCAAGTGTGCATCTGCTTGACGGGTTGGATTACTCTCTACGTCCTGCTCTGTTACCTGAACGGACACCGTGGCTATGAGTGGAACTGCCGGCTGGTCACTCTCTTCCACGGTGTCTTGATTGTATGTGTGACAGCGTACATAGGCTACGTCGATGGGCCCTGGCCTTTTACGCATCCAG GCACCAAGAACACACCTATGCAGACCCTGGCCCTTGCCCTCAGCCTGGGCTACTTCACCTTCGACATGGGTTGGTGCGTCTACTTCCGCACAGAGGGCCCTGTCATGCTAGCCCACCACTCCCTGAGCATCATGGGAATCCTCCTGGTGCTATGGGTGGGAGAGTCGGGTATTGAGGCCTGTGCCGTCATATTTGGCAGTGAGGTCACCAACCCCCTGTTGCAGACTCGGTGGTTTCTGCGGAGGACAGGTCGCTACAATAGCCTGGCAGGTGACGTGGTGGATCTGCTGTTCGTGATGCTCTTTGTCACTATGCGCATCGGTGTGGGTGGCAGCATGTTGTACTGTGAGCTGATCTCACCCAGGCCGCTGCTGGTGATGAAGTGTGGGGGCGTGGCTATGTACTTGCTCTCCTGGGTTTTCTTGGTTGACATCATCCGCTTTGCCTACCGTAAGTGCGGAACCAAGTACCGCCTTTGGCAGCTGCGCTGCAAGGGGGTAGAAGTCAATGGGCACGATAGGAAGAAGGAGTAA
- the LOC108928641 gene encoding POU domain, class 2, transcription factor 3-like isoform X2 → MSGVPGESTESHNEQTDEQNGLEFVRQIKTEDISDSSDSVTSHKPYGVARDSPLSGGQVTGDLTSLHPLQQLVLVPGSHLSSSSPFLLSQTQSSHQALLQPNLLPLPSPSQPSLLQHQPGLALPPQTVTRSSLVSSSLDGHPEMAHVQVGKHLAPLPLDEPNDLEELEQFAKGFKQRRIKLGFTQGDVGLAMGKLYGNDFSQTTISRFEALNLSFKNMCKLKPLLEKWLSDAETAPSDSMVSTTAVTPLVEGFGRKRKKRTSIEANIKLTLEKRFADNPKPSSEEITVISEQLSMEKEVVRVWFCNRRQKEKRICSSVAVPSEKVSSATPRLVSSSRIFNPIAGNGVLSNSSPSSPSHGSSPTGLTSGSGSLTSQGVTQSISAAGPWYRAWNANTYLH, encoded by the exons ATGAGTGGTGTCCCCGGGGAATCAACGGAATCCCATAATGAACAAACAG ACGAACAAAACGGGCTGGAGTTTGTCAGACAG ATCAAGACGGAGGACATCAGCGACTCGTCTGACTCGGTGACATCGCACAAACCGTACGGCGTGGCTCGCGACTCCCCTCTGTCCGGGGGCCAAGTGACAGGG GACCTGACTTCACTCCATCCGCTCCAGCAGCTGGTCCTGGTGCCAGGATCgcacctctcctcctcctcgcccttCCTCCTTTCCCAGACGCAGAGTAGCCACCAGG CGTTGCTGCAGCCGAACCTGCTCCCTCTGCCTTCACCATCCCAGCCCAGCCTTCTTCAGCACCAGCCTGGACTGGCACTCCCTCCTCAG ACGGTGACTCGGAGCAGCCTGGTGAGCTCCTCTCTGGATGGCCACCCAGAGATGGCACATGTACAGGTGGGCAAGCACCTGGCCCCCCTACCACTGGATGAGCCCAATgacctggaggagctggagcagttTGCTAAGGGCTTCAAGCAGAGACGCATCAAGCTGGGCTTTACCCAG GGTGACGTGGGCCTGGCCATGGGGAAGCTCTACGGTAATGACTTCAGTCAGACTACCATCTCACGCTTCGAGGCGCTCAACCTCAGCTTCAAGAACATGTGCAAGCTAAAGCCACTGCTGGAGAAGTGGCTTAGCGATGCGG AGACCGCCCCCTCTGATAGCATGGTCAGCACCACTGCTGTCACCCCCCTCGTGGAGGGCTttgggaggaagaggaaaaagaggaCGAGCATCGAGGCCAACATCAAGCTGACCCTGGAGAAGCGCTTTGCGGAC aacCCGAAGCCCAGCTCCGAGGAAATTACGGTGATCTCCGAGCAACTTTCCATGGAGAAGGAAGTGGTGCGAGTCTGGTTCTGTAACCGCCgacagaaggagaagaggatCTGCAGCTCCGTTGCTGTGCCATCGGAGAAAGTCAGCAGCGCCACCCCCAGGCTG GTTTCGTCTTCCAGAATTTTCAACCCCATTGCTGGAAATGGAG TGCTGTCCAACTCCTCACCCAGCAGCCCCAGTCACGGGTCGTCCCCCACCGGGCTCACGTCCGGTTCTGGCAGCCTCACCTCACAGGGGGTCACCCAGTCGATCAGCGCCGCAGG ACCTTGGTATCGAGCGTGGAACGCCAATACGTATCTTCACTGA
- the tlcd5a gene encoding TLC domain-containing protein 5a isoform X1, which yields MGQVQRHTEQLLQKRYGVKTLLTSHVSLGLLIRSIGNVNGDMTSLVLQVCICLTGWITLYVLLCYLNGHRGYEWNCRLVTLFHGVLIVCVTAYIGYVDGPWPFTHPGTKNTPMQTLALALSLGYFTFDMGWCVYFRTEGPVMLAHHSLSIMGILLVLWVGESGIEACAVIFGSEVTNPLLQTRWFLRRTGRYNSLAGDVVDLLFVMLFVTMRIGVGGSMLYCELISPRPLLVMKCGGVAMYLLSWVFLVDIIRFAYRKCGTKYRLWQLRCKGVEVNGHDRKKE from the exons ATGGGACAAGTGCAGAGGCACACAGAGCAGCTCCTGCAGAAGCGCTACGGTGTAAAGACTCTACTGACCTCTCACGTGTCACTGGGGCTCTTGATTCGTTCTATTGGGAACGTAAA CGGAGACATGACCTCGTTGGTCCTCCAAGTGTGCATCTGCTTGACGGGTTGGATTACTCTCTACGTCCTGCTCTGTTACCTGAACGGACACCGTGGCTATGAGTGGAACTGCCGGCTGGTCACTCTCTTCCACGGTGTCTTGATTGTATGTGTGACAGCGTACATAGGCTACGTCGATGGGCCCTGGCCTTTTACGCATCCAG GCACCAAGAACACACCTATGCAGACCCTGGCCCTTGCCCTCAGCCTGGGCTACTTCACCTTCGACATGGGTTGGTGCGTCTACTTCCGCACAGAGGGCCCTGTCATGCTAGCCCACCACTCCCTGAGCATCATGGGAATCCTCCTGGTGCTATGGGTGGGAGAGTCGGGTATTGAGGCCTGTGCCGTCATATTTGGCAGTGAGGTCACCAACCCCCTGTTGCAGACTCGGTGGTTTCTGCGGAGGACAGGTCGCTACAATAGCCTGGCAGGTGACGTGGTGGATCTGCTGTTCGTGATGCTCTTTGTCACTATGCGCATCGGTGTGGGTGGCAGCATGTTGTACTGTGAGCTGATCTCACCCAGGCCGCTGCTGGTGATGAAGTGTGGGGGCGTGGCTATGTACTTGCTCTCCTGGGTTTTCTTGGTTGACATCATCCGCTTTGCCTACCGTAAGTGCGGAACCAAGTACCGCCTTTGGCAGCTGCGCTGCAAGGGGGTAGAAGTCAATGGGCACGATAGGAAGAAGGAGTAA